A stretch of the Malus domestica chromosome 08, GDT2T_hap1 genome encodes the following:
- the LOC103440995 gene encoding protein neprosin-like yields the protein MMGKRRSILLLLVMGLFAFSVGAADHQPHVNSKAKQATLEVHKKLKLINKPGVKTIKSEDGDIIDCVRIYKQPAFDHPALRNHKIQITPNFREASAPSPSSSPSPSASNHVQNDHYSSQQVLSQIWQRSGSCPDGTIPIRRIRRRDLLRATGLEHFGKKPANSYRSTNDEKGSVIINGTRVELGPQVNRSAAILVTVGYSYIGAQGDINIWNPKVESPDEFTTAQIWLKNGPGDAFESVESGWVVNPKVYGDGSTRLFVYWTKDAYKSTGCFDLTCSGFVQTNKDIALGMALQPISSASGPQYQTTFSITKDFHTNNWWVRVGQNIPVGYFPGELFSYLTKGAASLVEWGGEVYSSKIKKNHPHTATGMGSGDFAWNKEGNACYIKQVRIIDYSQQLKYPEWVGTFTDEEYCYAAVNYAASLAEEPVFYFGGPGLHPPDCN from the exons ATGATGGGGAAAAGGAGGAGTATATTGCTCTTGTTAGTAATGGGATTGTTTGCTTTTAGTGTTGGAGCAGCAGATCATCAGCCTCATGTGAATTCTAAAGCAAAGCAAGCTACTTTGGAAGTTCATAAGAAGTTGAAGCTTATCAATAAGCCCGGCGTGAAGACTATTAAG AGTGAGGATGGAGATATCATTGATTGTGTTCGCATCTACAAACAGCCTGCTTTTGATCATCCAGCGTTGCGGAACCACAAAATTCAG ATAACACCGAATTTTCGAGAGGCTTCTGCTCCAAGCCCTAGTTCTAGTCCCAGTCCCAGTGCAAGTAATCATGTACAGAATGATCATTATTCTTCTCAGCAAGTATTATCTCAGATTTGGCAGAGGAGTGGAAGTTGTCCAGATGGAACCATTCCGATTAGGAGAATTCGAAGGCGAGACTTGCTGAGAGCTACTGGACTTGAACACTTTGGGAAGAAACCAGCAAATTCCTACCGCTCAACCAACGATGAGAAAGGCAGTGTAATCATCAATGGCACCCGAGTCGAACTTGGTCCTCAAGTCAATCGCTCA GCTGCTATCCTTGTAACAGTTGGATATAGTTATATAGGTGCTCAAGGAGATATAAATATTTGGAACCCAAAAGTTGAATCGCCAGATGAGTTCACTACTGCTCAAATATGGCTCAAGAATGGACCTGGCGACGCCTTTGAAAGCGTCGAATCAGGCTGGGTG GTAAATCCAAAGGTATACGGTGATGGATCAACTCGACTTTTCGTATATTGGACT aAGGACGCATACAAATCAACAGGCTGCTTTGATCTTACTTGCTCAGGATTTGTGCAAACGAACAAAGACATAGCCCTTGGCATGGCCCTTCAACCTATTTCATCTGCTTCGGGTCCACAATATCAGACCACCTTCAGCATCACCAAG GACTTCCACACGAACAACTGGTGGGTGCGCGTCGGCCAAAACATCCCGGTCGGATACTTTCCCGGAGAGCTCTTCTCTTACCTGACAAAGGGTGCTGCATCTTTAGTTGAGTGGGGTGGGGAGGTGTACAGCTCCAAGATTAAGAAAAACCATCCACACACTGCAACTGGAATGGGAAGCGGTGATTTTGCATGGAACAAAGAGGGGAATGCATGTTATATTAAGCAAGTTAGGATCATAGATTACTCACAGCAGCTCAAGTATCCTGAGTGGGTGGGGACTTTTACAGATGAAGAGTATTGCTACGCTGCAGTGAACTATGCAGCTTCACTTGCTGAAGAACCTGTGTTTTACTTCGGCGGTCCGGGTTTGCATCCTCCTGATTGTAACTGA